One Halolamina litorea genomic window carries:
- a CDS encoding ArsR/SmtB family transcription factor, whose translation MSGLLPSESDGVAANEASDEGGPRLLWLDDEEVEPLIGSLSSDTARSLLTALHEEPRTASELADTVDTSLQNARHHLGNLQDADLVEVAETRYSVKGREMKVYAPVDDSLVVCVGNEAERSGLLDSLRRYIGAGAAVAVGALLVHATVAGWTPSVSGPSGPRVADSIGTSALFGAVPPAFLFLAGGLVALVAVAATYRYTN comes from the coding sequence ATGTCCGGTCTGCTGCCGTCCGAGTCAGACGGCGTCGCCGCCAACGAGGCGAGCGACGAGGGCGGCCCCCGTCTGCTCTGGCTCGACGACGAGGAGGTCGAGCCGTTGATCGGGTCGCTCTCCTCGGACACTGCACGCTCGTTGTTGACGGCGCTCCACGAGGAGCCACGGACCGCCTCCGAACTCGCCGACACCGTGGACACGTCGCTCCAGAACGCCCGGCACCACCTCGGCAACCTCCAGGACGCCGACCTGGTCGAAGTCGCCGAGACGCGCTACTCGGTGAAGGGCCGCGAGATGAAGGTGTACGCCCCCGTGGACGACTCGCTGGTGGTCTGTGTGGGCAACGAGGCCGAACGCTCGGGGCTGCTCGACTCGCTGCGGCGCTACATCGGCGCCGGCGCCGCCGTCGCCGTCGGCGCACTGCTGGTCCACGCTACCGTCGCCGGGTGGACCCCGTCGGTCTCCGGCCCGAGTGGCCCCCGCGTCGCCGACTCCATCGGCACGAGCGCGCTCTTCGGCGCGGTCCCCCCGGCGTTCCTGTTTCTCGCCGGCGGACTGGTCGCGCTCGTGGCGGTCGCCGCGACCTACCGATACACGAACTGA
- a CDS encoding penicillin acylase family protein: MVEETTRRAVLSAVLGAGVGGMALTEARSYLRRFAPGSGSVWGAATGSVPDELSSPYGPATVRYDDYGVPHVESDDERAAYYAVGYCHGADRFFQMDLYRRLMAGRLSAVVGASTVDSDTFHRQMDFEAAAEATWERAEGTETGDAVEAYVDGVEAARVAEPTPVEYGLLEFDPEPWTPTATMLVEKQISWSLTGSFRTLRRALARDRLGEGAAETLYPRILDHDTPIVRNGGGASTPSMDGPDATAPAPGLVSWLDAFESEPGIGSNSWVVSGEHTASGDPIVANDPHLQLSVPPVWYEQHVATPASDARGVSFPGVPFVIIGQNAAGAWGFTNAGADVIDFYSYETSDGGSSYRYGEGTREFESSTETVEVAGGEDREIEVKRSVHGAVLTGYPDGDGFESADELGVAWTGLSATRTVEAVHDLNRSGGVDDAEAAIRTFDEPTQCFVYADRDGNTYYWVTGQIPIRTTDGEPVAGTRVFDGSAREGEWGPGYSPYGESSWEGFVPFEEKPGVRNPDYLATANQRITDDPEHYLSGGYAPPFRGTRIYDRLDARAESGEPMDAAFNRDLQLDTVDGRYDLFRPIIADAVEAGADGSGEDLDAPTAASLLEWDGETRPGDAEPLLFDQWLRDFRERTFGEAFEDAGLPAGFSRPNDWVLGSLPPDSEWFDGDRGAAAADAMAKSRARIDAEGWERYGDWNRVRFAHPFDQPFLNYEQLPTAGSAGSVRNFHSEASTGSSWRMVATFDGDSRAVLPGGNSGAYFSPHYDDQLSLWADGEYKPMTRTAPDGVDLRFTGADR; encoded by the coding sequence ATGGTTGAGGAGACGACACGGCGGGCGGTGCTCTCCGCGGTCCTCGGGGCCGGCGTCGGCGGGATGGCGCTGACGGAGGCGCGGTCGTACTTACGGCGGTTCGCCCCGGGCTCCGGGTCGGTTTGGGGCGCTGCGACCGGGAGCGTCCCCGACGAGCTATCGAGCCCGTACGGGCCGGCGACGGTGCGCTACGACGACTACGGCGTCCCGCACGTCGAGAGCGACGACGAGCGGGCAGCGTACTACGCCGTCGGCTACTGCCACGGCGCCGACCGCTTCTTCCAGATGGACCTCTACCGGCGGCTGATGGCCGGCCGGCTCTCGGCGGTCGTCGGCGCCTCGACGGTGGACTCGGACACGTTCCACCGACAGATGGACTTCGAAGCCGCCGCCGAGGCGACGTGGGAACGCGCCGAGGGAACCGAGACCGGCGACGCCGTCGAGGCCTACGTCGACGGCGTCGAGGCCGCCCGTGTGGCCGAACCGACGCCGGTGGAGTACGGCCTGCTGGAGTTCGACCCCGAGCCCTGGACACCCACGGCGACGATGCTCGTCGAGAAACAGATCTCGTGGTCGCTCACGGGGTCGTTCCGGACGCTCCGGCGCGCGCTCGCCCGGGACCGACTGGGTGAGGGCGCGGCCGAAACGCTCTACCCGCGGATACTGGATCACGACACGCCGATCGTTCGGAACGGCGGCGGGGCGTCGACGCCCTCGATGGACGGGCCCGACGCCACAGCGCCGGCCCCCGGCCTCGTCTCATGGCTCGACGCCTTCGAGTCCGAACCCGGGATCGGGTCGAACTCGTGGGTGGTCTCGGGCGAGCACACCGCCTCGGGCGACCCGATCGTCGCGAACGACCCGCACCTCCAGCTATCGGTGCCGCCGGTCTGGTACGAACAGCACGTCGCCACGCCGGCGTCGGACGCCCGCGGCGTCTCGTTCCCGGGCGTCCCCTTCGTCATCATCGGGCAGAACGCGGCCGGGGCGTGGGGGTTCACCAACGCCGGCGCGGACGTGATCGACTTCTACAGCTACGAGACGAGCGACGGGGGGTCGAGCTACCGGTACGGCGAGGGGACCCGGGAGTTCGAGAGCAGCACCGAGACGGTCGAAGTCGCCGGCGGCGAGGACCGCGAAATCGAGGTCAAGCGCTCGGTCCACGGCGCCGTCCTGACGGGCTACCCCGACGGCGACGGCTTCGAGAGCGCCGACGAACTCGGGGTAGCGTGGACTGGACTCTCGGCCACCCGGACCGTCGAGGCGGTCCACGACCTGAACCGCTCGGGCGGCGTTGACGACGCCGAAGCGGCCATCCGGACGTTCGACGAGCCGACCCAGTGTTTCGTCTACGCCGACCGGGACGGGAACACCTACTACTGGGTCACGGGCCAGATCCCGATCCGCACCACCGACGGGGAGCCAGTTGCGGGAACTCGGGTGTTCGACGGCTCGGCCCGCGAGGGCGAGTGGGGGCCGGGCTACAGCCCCTACGGCGAGTCCTCGTGGGAGGGGTTCGTCCCCTTCGAGGAGAAACCCGGCGTGCGGAACCCCGACTACCTCGCCACGGCGAACCAACGGATCACGGACGACCCGGAACACTACCTCTCGGGGGGGTACGCGCCGCCGTTCCGCGGGACGCGAATCTACGACCGCCTCGACGCCCGTGCTGAGAGCGGCGAGCCGATGGACGCCGCGTTCAACCGCGACCTGCAGTTGGACACCGTCGACGGGCGCTACGACCTGTTCCGACCGATCATCGCGGACGCCGTTGAGGCGGGCGCGGACGGCAGCGGGGAGGACCTCGACGCGCCGACCGCCGCGTCGCTGCTGGAGTGGGACGGCGAGACCCGTCCCGGCGACGCCGAACCGCTGCTGTTCGACCAGTGGCTCCGCGATTTCCGCGAACGGACGTTCGGCGAGGCGTTCGAGGACGCGGGGCTGCCGGCGGGGTTCTCCCGCCCGAACGACTGGGTGCTCGGGAGCCTGCCACCCGACAGCGAGTGGTTCGACGGCGACCGGGGCGCCGCCGCGGCCGACGCGATGGCCAAGAGCCGCGCCCGCATCGACGCCGAGGGCTGGGAGCGCTACGGCGACTGGAACCGGGTCCGGTTCGCCCACCCGTTCGACCAGCCGTTCCTCAACTACGAACAGCTCCCGACCGCCGGCTCCGCGGGGTCGGTTCGGAACTTCCACAGCGAGGCCTCGACCGGCTCGAGTTGGCGGATGGTCGCGACGTTCGACGGCGACTCCCGGGCGGTGCTCCCCGGCGGCAACTCGGGGGCGTACTTCTCGCCGCACTACGACGATCAGCTGTCGCTCTGGGCCGACGGCGAGTACAAGCCGATGACGCGGACGGCGCCGGACGGCGTCGACCTGCGGTTCACGGGGGCGGACCGATGA
- a CDS encoding PAS domain S-box protein gives MSDPVDPGSEPAEPSDDNRSNSPLLEAVGDGIYRADDDGRLVESNDAFASLVGTTSERLRGTDLSTLFGETDRERIEAASVGIGGTLVSAGLETEDGTVPCEVHPTPTADGHVGVVREVSGADRASMDADLTPPDSITDVIDEADIGVFVLDENHRVVWADSTVNRYFGLDPERLIGRDKREVVEKQMAERVDDGEEFVETMLAAYDDDDGLEEFEWHVTAGDGREERWVEQHSKPITSGQYAGGRVELYYDITDRKRSEGSLRDAEEQFRSLVDAVGEYAIFRLDPDGRIVSWNEGAREIKGYESAEVLGESIERFYTEADREAGVPEQNLERATRQGSIEEEGWRVRKDGSRFWANVTITAVRDDDGTHRGYLKVTRDMTDRHRRKRELETELERITGRISDAFYAVDESFRFTHVNERAEQLLGYSRGELEGTAMWRVLPDATELYEEFQHALSSQEPASFEHYFEPLGIWAEVNVYPSETGLSVYLLDVTERKERERELRKSEQRYRTMAEQFPNGIVTLFDDEKRYELAAGQAFERLDVSDEEVEGARLHDVWPPDTVAELEPAFDAALRGEERSVELEYAGREWVVRVVPIADERGEVFAGMTMAQDITERKERERYLEDVKSRLEAATEAGAVGTWEWNVPDDEMIVSESFARTYDVDPERAREGVSIDNFLEAIHEDDRERVQHEIERAVETGGEVHLEYRVENADGEYRWVVARGHVEYEDGEPVRFPGALTDITERKRAELELRRSNEQLEALFEVLPVGVVVADTDAQIRSANDTAGELLGIDISGVEGLRPDGEYEVYWADSGEHVATTETTLSRVIDGETVTEPDVFEVVAADGTRRTLEIEGRPIFEDGEVARGVVTMSDVTERREYERKLKESNERLEQFAYSASHDLQEPLRMVSSYLQLIENRYDDVLDDDGREFLDYAVDGAERMKAMIDGLLAYSRVETRGNPLEPTDLGSVLADVRTDLQLRIEESGAAITTDPLPTVAGDEGQLRQVLQNLVENAIDYSGEDRPEIHVAAERCGDQWRIDVIDEGIGIDPDDQDRIFEVFQRLHARNANQGTGIGLSLVERIVERHGGEIWVESEPGEGATFSFTLPAVDDGDDA, from the coding sequence ATGAGCGACCCGGTAGATCCCGGGAGCGAGCCAGCCGAGCCATCCGACGACAACCGATCGAACTCGCCACTCCTCGAGGCGGTCGGTGACGGGATATATCGTGCCGACGACGACGGGCGACTCGTCGAGAGCAACGACGCCTTCGCGTCGCTCGTCGGGACTACCAGCGAGCGACTGCGTGGTACCGATCTCTCCACGCTGTTCGGTGAGACCGACCGTGAGCGGATCGAGGCCGCGAGTGTCGGGATCGGTGGAACCCTGGTAAGTGCCGGGTTAGAGACCGAGGACGGGACCGTCCCCTGTGAGGTACACCCGACGCCGACGGCTGACGGCCACGTCGGCGTCGTACGCGAGGTGTCGGGAGCCGACCGGGCATCGATGGACGCCGACCTGACGCCGCCCGACTCCATCACCGACGTGATCGACGAGGCCGACATCGGCGTGTTCGTCCTCGACGAGAACCACCGAGTGGTCTGGGCCGACAGCACCGTGAACCGCTACTTCGGCCTCGACCCCGAGCGCCTGATCGGCCGGGACAAACGCGAGGTCGTCGAGAAGCAGATGGCCGAGCGCGTCGACGACGGTGAGGAGTTCGTCGAGACGATGCTCGCGGCCTACGACGACGACGACGGCCTCGAGGAGTTCGAGTGGCACGTCACCGCGGGCGACGGCCGCGAGGAGCGCTGGGTCGAACAGCACAGCAAGCCGATCACCTCGGGTCAGTACGCCGGCGGCCGCGTCGAACTGTACTACGACATCACCGATCGCAAGCGCTCTGAGGGAAGCCTCCGGGACGCCGAGGAGCAGTTCCGCTCGCTCGTCGACGCCGTCGGGGAGTACGCCATCTTCCGACTCGACCCGGACGGACGGATCGTCAGTTGGAACGAGGGCGCCCGCGAGATCAAGGGCTACGAGTCCGCCGAGGTCCTCGGGGAGTCCATCGAGCGGTTCTACACCGAGGCGGACCGCGAGGCCGGGGTTCCCGAACAGAACCTCGAACGGGCGACGCGACAGGGGTCCATCGAGGAGGAGGGCTGGCGCGTGCGAAAGGACGGCAGCCGGTTCTGGGCGAACGTCACGATCACCGCCGTTCGCGACGACGACGGCACCCATCGTGGCTACCTCAAGGTCACCCGGGACATGACCGACCGGCACCGCCGGAAGCGGGAACTGGAGACGGAACTCGAACGCATCACGGGGCGGATCTCCGACGCGTTCTACGCGGTCGACGAGTCGTTCCGGTTCACCCACGTCAACGAGCGAGCCGAACAACTGCTCGGCTACTCGCGGGGGGAGTTGGAGGGGACGGCCATGTGGCGGGTGCTGCCCGACGCAACCGAACTCTACGAGGAGTTCCAACACGCCCTGTCGAGTCAGGAGCCGGCCTCGTTCGAGCACTACTTCGAACCCCTCGGGATCTGGGCGGAGGTGAACGTCTACCCCTCCGAGACGGGGCTGTCGGTCTACCTGCTCGACGTGACCGAGCGCAAGGAGCGCGAGCGCGAACTCCGGAAGTCCGAACAGCGCTACCGGACGATGGCCGAGCAGTTCCCCAACGGCATCGTCACCCTGTTCGACGACGAGAAGCGCTACGAACTCGCGGCCGGGCAGGCCTTCGAACGGCTGGACGTCAGCGACGAGGAGGTCGAGGGGGCTCGGCTCCACGACGTGTGGCCGCCCGACACGGTCGCCGAACTCGAACCGGCGTTCGATGCCGCCCTCCGCGGGGAGGAACGCTCGGTCGAACTGGAGTACGCCGGCCGTGAGTGGGTGGTACGGGTAGTGCCCATCGCCGACGAGCGGGGGGAGGTGTTCGCCGGCATGACGATGGCACAGGACATCACCGAGCGCAAGGAGCGCGAACGCTACCTCGAGGACGTGAAGTCCCGCCTCGAGGCCGCGACCGAGGCCGGCGCCGTGGGGACGTGGGAGTGGAACGTCCCCGACGACGAGATGATCGTCAGCGAGTCGTTCGCGCGGACCTACGACGTCGACCCCGAGCGCGCCCGCGAGGGGGTCTCGATCGATAACTTCCTCGAGGCGATCCACGAGGACGACCGCGAACGCGTCCAACACGAGATCGAACGGGCCGTCGAGACGGGCGGGGAGGTACACCTCGAGTACCGGGTCGAGAACGCCGACGGGGAGTACCGCTGGGTCGTCGCCCGCGGCCACGTGGAGTACGAGGACGGGGAGCCCGTCCGGTTCCCGGGTGCCCTGACCGACATCACCGAGCGCAAGCGGGCCGAACTCGAACTCAGGCGGAGCAACGAACAGTTGGAGGCGCTGTTCGAGGTGCTCCCGGTCGGCGTCGTCGTCGCCGACACCGACGCCCAGATACGCTCGGCCAACGATACCGCCGGGGAGCTGCTGGGTATCGACATCAGCGGCGTCGAGGGCCTACGACCCGACGGTGAGTACGAGGTCTACTGGGCCGACAGCGGAGAGCACGTCGCCACGACGGAGACGACCCTCTCGCGAGTCATCGACGGCGAAACGGTGACCGAGCCCGACGTGTTCGAGGTCGTGGCCGCCGACGGCACGCGCCGCACCCTCGAGATCGAGGGGCGGCCGATCTTCGAGGACGGCGAGGTGGCCCGGGGCGTCGTCACGATGAGCGACGTGACCGAACGGCGAGAGTACGAACGGAAGCTCAAGGAGTCCAACGAGCGCCTCGAACAGTTCGCCTACTCCGCCTCACACGACCTGCAGGAGCCCCTGCGGATGGTCTCCTCGTACCTCCAACTGATCGAGAACCGCTACGACGACGTGCTCGACGACGACGGACGGGAGTTCCTCGACTACGCTGTCGACGGCGCCGAGCGGATGAAGGCGATGATCGACGGCCTGCTGGCGTACTCCCGGGTCGAAACCCGGGGGAACCCACTCGAGCCGACCGACCTCGGGTCCGTGCTCGCGGACGTGCGAACCGACCTCCAACTCCGGATCGAGGAAAGCGGCGCGGCGATCACCACCGACCCGCTGCCGACGGTGGCCGGCGACGAGGGCCAACTCCGGCAAGTGCTGCAGAACCTCGTGGAGAACGCCATCGACTACAGCGGGGAGGACCGCCCGGAGATCCACGTCGCCGCCGAGCGCTGTGGCGATCAGTGGCGCATCGACGTCATCGACGAGGGCATCGGCATCGATCCGGACGACCAGGACCGTATCTTCGAGGTGTTCCAGCGCCTCCACGCGCGCAACGCCAACCAGGGGACCGGGATCGGCCTCTCGCTGGTCGAGCGGATCGTCGAGCGCCACGGCGGCGAGATATGGGTGGAGTCCGAACCCGGCGAAGGGGCGACGTTCTCGTTCACGCTGCCGGCCGTCGACGACGGCGACGACGCCTGA
- a CDS encoding S8 family serine peptidase — protein sequence MRANSAAVLLVAVLVLSSLSFAVPVDSSDSFETADVARERPVGAFGDAGAPGPTRPGADPTATDPGPLAGFEPVHESGITGEGVRVGVVGTGFATGGGQLTDAVVDSRRFAADDPGLLADTSHDTAVAEIVHRSAPDAELLLAGIGRDGGPDEYAAAVSWLRERGADVVVDAGSYFPASAEGWERFDETAAAATENGTAFVTSAGNYADRHWRGVGESGWLAFENDTRYNALGEGPVSGQVSLRLYWWGDADYDLYLYRADAGEDTLVAKSAANVSGGGRHTEAIDASLPSAQYYVAVEGGPEAGGTPVELFSSRHDLSISTETGGMAAPSTAEGVVAVGAVDAVTGEPRPYSSSGPALDISAPDGAATAAAGEFYGSSAAAPLVAGTLTLMVAQNESLTPAAAQRALRGTAARSNGRLYLDAPSAVRAVDPAAPMDHVRDRANATRTGD from the coding sequence GTGAGAGCCAACTCGGCGGCAGTGCTGTTGGTCGCCGTCCTCGTCCTCAGTAGCCTCTCCTTTGCGGTGCCGGTCGACTCAAGCGACAGCTTCGAGACCGCCGACGTGGCCCGCGAACGCCCCGTCGGCGCGTTCGGCGACGCCGGCGCTCCCGGTCCCACTCGCCCCGGCGCCGACCCGACGGCCACGGATCCCGGCCCGCTCGCCGGCTTCGAACCGGTCCACGAGTCGGGCATCACCGGTGAGGGCGTCCGTGTGGGGGTCGTGGGAACCGGGTTCGCCACGGGGGGTGGCCAACTCACCGACGCCGTGGTCGACAGCCGGCGGTTCGCGGCCGACGATCCGGGGCTGTTGGCCGACACGAGCCACGACACGGCGGTCGCTGAGATCGTCCACCGCTCCGCGCCGGACGCCGAACTCCTGCTGGCGGGCATCGGGCGCGACGGCGGCCCTGACGAGTACGCGGCCGCGGTCTCGTGGCTCCGGGAACGCGGCGCCGACGTGGTCGTCGACGCCGGGAGCTACTTCCCCGCGAGCGCCGAGGGCTGGGAGCGGTTCGACGAGACCGCGGCCGCCGCGACCGAAAACGGCACGGCGTTCGTCACCTCCGCGGGTAACTACGCCGACCGCCACTGGCGCGGGGTCGGCGAGTCGGGTTGGCTCGCCTTCGAGAACGACACTCGATACAACGCGCTCGGCGAGGGACCCGTCAGCGGGCAGGTCTCGCTCCGGCTCTACTGGTGGGGTGACGCCGACTACGACCTCTACCTCTACCGCGCCGACGCCGGCGAGGACACGCTGGTCGCGAAATCCGCCGCGAACGTGAGCGGCGGCGGCCGCCACACGGAGGCCATCGACGCGTCGCTCCCCTCGGCACAGTACTACGTCGCGGTCGAGGGCGGCCCCGAAGCCGGCGGCACGCCGGTCGAACTGTTCTCCTCTCGCCACGACCTCTCGATCTCTACCGAAACCGGCGGGATGGCCGCGCCCTCGACCGCCGAGGGCGTGGTCGCCGTCGGCGCCGTCGACGCGGTGACCGGCGAGCCGCGACCCTACAGCTCTTCGGGCCCGGCACTCGACATCTCCGCGCCCGACGGGGCGGCCACGGCCGCCGCGGGGGAGTTCTACGGGAGTTCCGCGGCCGCGCCGCTCGTCGCGGGCACGCTCACGCTGATGGTCGCACAGAACGAGAGCCTCACGCCCGCGGCAGCCCAGCGGGCCCTGCGCGGGACTGCCGCCCGCTCGAACGGGCGGCTCTACCTCGACGCGCCGAGTGCGGTCCGGGCGGTGGACCCGGCGGCGCCGATGGACCACGTCCGGGACCGGGCCAACGCCACCCGAACCGGGGACTAA
- a CDS encoding 6-hydroxymethylpterin diphosphokinase MptE-like protein: MEFHVWEPVYERILADFGFDRAADERARDRLASMVEPFEFDTLPDFDGATVAVAGAGPTLAGEAERAAGADFVVAASSATATLHDAGVDVDLAVTDLDGTPERVAAMSHEGLPVAVHAHGDNLDALERWVPEIAGERLLPTTQAEPTGAVRNFGGFTDGDRAAFLADALGAERLTFPGWSFDDPDVGEMKARKLRWAERLLYWLETRREERFGVLDGRRERLELP, translated from the coding sequence ATGGAGTTCCACGTCTGGGAGCCGGTCTACGAGCGAATCCTCGCGGACTTCGGCTTCGACCGGGCGGCCGACGAGCGCGCACGCGACCGGCTGGCGTCGATGGTCGAGCCGTTCGAGTTCGATACCCTCCCCGACTTCGACGGGGCGACCGTCGCCGTCGCCGGTGCCGGCCCGACCCTCGCTGGGGAAGCCGAGCGTGCCGCCGGCGCCGACTTCGTCGTCGCGGCGTCCAGCGCGACAGCCACGCTTCACGACGCCGGCGTCGACGTGGACCTCGCGGTGACGGATTTGGACGGCACGCCCGAACGGGTCGCGGCGATGAGCCACGAGGGGCTTCCGGTGGCGGTCCACGCCCACGGCGACAACCTCGACGCGCTGGAGCGCTGGGTGCCCGAGATCGCCGGCGAGCGCCTGTTACCGACGACACAGGCCGAGCCGACCGGGGCGGTGCGGAACTTCGGCGGCTTCACCGACGGCGACCGGGCGGCCTTTCTCGCCGACGCGCTGGGCGCCGAGCGGCTCACCTTTCCGGGCTGGAGCTTTGACGACCCCGACGTGGGGGAGATGAAGGCCAGGAAGCTCCGCTGGGCCGAGCGACTGCTCTACTGGCTAGAGACCAGACGCGAGGAACGCTTCGGCGTGCTCGACGGCCGGCGAGAAAGGCTCGAACTGCCGTAG
- a CDS encoding mRNA surveillance protein pelota, with translation MRIVQRGHGMEGRDRVTLVPETVDDLWHLSHVLEPGDLVEGDTTRRIQRNDDQMRDTGGEREHLHVTLEVEDVEFARFANRLRVGGVIEDCSMEDQIGLHHTINVETHEELTIEKYLKPDQRDRIEEAAEATDAPDVAIVTVEEGEAYVHTVQQYGTDEYVSLTAPTGKGEYAQPRDRLFEELGSALQHVDAEAIIMAGPGFTKRDALDYLEEEYPDVAEKITTTVDTSGAGDRGVHEVLKRGAVEDVQDQTRIARESELIDELTERMATGAEATYGVEETYEAAEFGAVETLLVVDERLRSERQDEGDWERDANEIIETVEQKGGDVVVFSSEFAPGEQLSNLGGIAALLRYRIQ, from the coding sequence ATGCGAATCGTCCAGCGCGGTCACGGGATGGAGGGCCGTGACCGGGTGACTCTCGTCCCCGAGACCGTCGACGACCTCTGGCACCTCTCACACGTCCTCGAACCGGGAGACCTGGTCGAGGGCGACACCACCCGCCGGATCCAGCGCAACGACGACCAGATGCGCGACACCGGCGGCGAGCGCGAACACCTCCACGTCACCCTCGAAGTCGAGGACGTGGAGTTCGCCCGGTTCGCCAACCGACTCCGGGTCGGCGGCGTGATCGAGGACTGTTCGATGGAGGACCAGATCGGCCTCCACCACACGATCAACGTCGAGACCCACGAGGAACTGACGATCGAGAAGTACCTCAAGCCCGACCAGCGCGACCGGATCGAGGAGGCCGCCGAGGCAACCGACGCGCCCGACGTCGCCATCGTCACCGTCGAGGAGGGCGAAGCCTACGTTCACACCGTCCAGCAGTACGGCACCGACGAGTACGTCTCCCTGACGGCGCCGACCGGGAAGGGCGAGTACGCCCAGCCCCGGGACCGACTGTTCGAGGAACTCGGCTCGGCGCTCCAGCACGTCGACGCCGAGGCGATCATCATGGCGGGCCCGGGCTTCACCAAGCGCGACGCCCTCGACTACTTGGAGGAGGAGTACCCCGACGTGGCCGAGAAGATCACGACCACCGTCGACACCTCCGGCGCCGGCGACCGTGGCGTCCACGAGGTGCTCAAGCGCGGCGCCGTGGAGGACGTGCAGGACCAGACCCGGATCGCCCGCGAGAGCGAACTGATCGACGAACTCACCGAGCGGATGGCGACCGGCGCGGAGGCGACCTACGGCGTCGAGGAGACCTACGAGGCCGCGGAGTTCGGCGCCGTCGAGACGCTGCTGGTCGTCGACGAACGGCTCCGCTCGGAGCGACAGGACGAGGGCGACTGGGAGCGAGACGCCAACGAGATCATCGAGACCGTCGAACAGAAGGGCGGCGACGTGGTGGTGTTCTCCTCGGAGTTCGCCCCCGGCGAACAGCTCTCGAACCTCGGCGGCATCGCGGCGCTGCTGCGCTACCGCATCCAGTAG
- a CDS encoding DUF6293 family protein, with protein MGTHIVPVGFDYDRLIAPLIRDQFDVDRVVLLEGAVGSEANVEYSRNIAGKLEADFRSLLGADTERVALTDVYDYDAAFERAYDLINEHLDADDEVWVNISSMPRPVSFAFATAAHSITLERPEDRHRIHTYYTAPEKYLETELAEELRAARDLLSSVGGGERDGTAPRGDTDDTAAAVADRLDSIDDLLSEFDERGTTIGAKKIGDNHIVELPVAAFSNVKPFEEVILYTLGEYGEFESVSELAKTLAADMGEEYTDSFRSKVIYTVDRLGPGGKAYVEQEAHGNSHRTSLSRIGELWVRAHADDEPAALD; from the coding sequence ATGGGCACCCACATCGTCCCGGTCGGGTTCGACTACGACCGGCTGATCGCGCCGCTGATCCGCGACCAGTTCGACGTCGACCGCGTGGTGCTGCTCGAGGGGGCCGTCGGGAGCGAGGCCAACGTCGAGTACTCCCGGAACATCGCGGGGAAACTGGAGGCCGACTTCCGTAGCCTGCTGGGCGCCGACACCGAGCGGGTCGCGTTGACCGACGTGTACGACTACGACGCCGCCTTCGAACGCGCCTACGACCTCATCAACGAACACCTCGACGCCGACGACGAGGTCTGGGTGAACATCTCCTCGATGCCCCGGCCGGTGAGTTTCGCCTTCGCCACCGCCGCCCACTCGATCACGCTCGAACGGCCCGAGGACCGCCACCGGATCCACACCTACTACACCGCCCCCGAGAAGTACCTCGAGACCGAGTTGGCAGAGGAACTCCGCGCGGCCCGGGACCTGCTCTCCTCGGTGGGCGGCGGCGAGCGCGACGGTACGGCGCCGCGGGGGGACACCGACGACACCGCCGCGGCCGTCGCCGACCGCCTCGACAGCATCGACGACCTGCTCTCGGAGTTCGACGAGCGAGGCACCACCATCGGCGCCAAGAAGATCGGCGACAACCACATCGTCGAACTGCCGGTAGCGGCCTTTTCGAACGTCAAACCGTTCGAGGAGGTGATCCTCTACACGCTCGGGGAGTACGGCGAGTTCGAGAGCGTGAGCGAACTCGCAAAGACCCTCGCGGCGGACATGGGCGAGGAGTACACCGACAGCTTCCGCTCGAAGGTGATCTACACCGTCGACCGACTCGGGCCCGGCGGGAAAGCCTACGTCGAACAGGAGGCCCACGGCAACTCACACCGGACCTCCCTCTCGCGGATCGGCGAACTCTGGGTGCGTGCCCACGCCGACGACGAGCCGGCGGCCCTCGATTAG